A region from the Sandaracinus amylolyticus genome encodes:
- a CDS encoding ferritin-like domain-containing protein, with protein MKRFVPVHNREQLQALLAEAAEVEHDLMCCYLYAAFSLKDARDGDLLEHELSAVERWRGTILRVALEEMTHLSLVANLMTAIGATPHFDRSNFPIAAGAHPSRIVLELAPFDRATLEHFVFLERPVGVELHDGAGFEPTRSYARDARPTRYMPSAQDYDTVGELYAAIRNGFDHLSAELGETGLFIGDPSAQVGPDLMSLPGIRAVTDLASAHVALDTIVLQGEGAPGHSEGSHFAMFEQVRDEHAALSAARSEFRAARPAARSPVMRSPLDPRGRVWVVEPDAAALLDVANSIYTLSLRLLCQGFVRRGDRDAKRTLLASSVDGMRAFAILATELTRLPASPEHPGVNAGVSFAGLRSVDTIPHGHSEWTFLAERARELAGACRSVASIAAPIAHTVRVMERLVGALEDQRALEEQRATSAPAATSAPAPRRTLTVVPPQPGAFVEEARTDDVALRFEGRRCIHARHCVLGAPTVFLANVQGPWLHPETIPVEALVRVAQACPSGAITYERLDGGPEEEAPEVNTIRIRENGPLAVHAALAIEGEAPRHRATLCRCGRSRQKPYCDGSHNEGFTASGEPASIETTALPVRDGTLVVVPVEDGPLDVRGNVEICAGTGRIVLRTSGVRLCRCGGSSTKPVCDGTHARIGFRSS; from the coding sequence GCGCGCGACGGAGATCTGCTCGAGCACGAGCTGTCCGCGGTCGAGCGCTGGCGCGGGACCATCCTGCGGGTCGCGCTCGAGGAGATGACGCACCTCTCGCTCGTCGCGAACCTGATGACCGCGATCGGGGCGACGCCGCACTTCGATCGATCGAATTTCCCGATCGCCGCGGGCGCGCATCCGTCGCGCATCGTGCTCGAGCTCGCTCCGTTCGATCGCGCCACGCTCGAGCACTTCGTCTTCCTCGAGCGCCCCGTGGGCGTCGAGCTCCACGACGGCGCCGGCTTCGAGCCGACGCGCAGCTACGCGCGCGACGCGCGACCCACGCGCTACATGCCGTCGGCGCAGGACTACGACACGGTCGGCGAGCTCTACGCGGCGATCCGGAACGGCTTCGATCACCTCTCGGCCGAGCTCGGCGAGACGGGCCTGTTCATCGGTGATCCGTCGGCGCAGGTCGGCCCCGATCTGATGTCGCTGCCGGGGATCCGCGCCGTGACCGACCTCGCGTCGGCGCACGTTGCGCTCGACACGATCGTCCTCCAGGGCGAGGGCGCGCCGGGGCACTCCGAGGGCTCGCACTTCGCGATGTTCGAGCAGGTGCGCGACGAGCACGCCGCGCTCTCGGCCGCGCGCTCCGAGTTCCGCGCCGCGCGACCGGCCGCGCGGAGCCCGGTTATGCGCAGCCCGCTCGATCCGCGCGGTCGCGTGTGGGTCGTCGAGCCCGACGCCGCCGCGCTGCTCGACGTCGCGAACTCGATCTACACGCTCTCGCTCCGCCTCCTCTGTCAGGGCTTCGTGCGCCGAGGCGATCGCGACGCGAAGCGCACGCTCCTCGCGTCGTCCGTCGACGGAATGCGCGCGTTCGCGATCCTCGCCACCGAGCTCACGCGCCTGCCCGCGAGCCCCGAGCATCCCGGCGTGAACGCGGGCGTGAGCTTCGCGGGCCTGCGCTCGGTCGACACGATCCCGCACGGACACAGCGAGTGGACGTTCCTCGCCGAGCGCGCGCGCGAGCTCGCGGGCGCGTGCCGATCGGTCGCGTCGATCGCGGCACCGATCGCGCACACGGTGCGCGTGATGGAGCGGCTCGTGGGGGCCCTCGAAGATCAGCGAGCGCTCGAAGAACAGCGCGCGACGAGCGCGCCCGCCGCGACCTCCGCGCCCGCGCCGCGCCGCACGCTGACCGTCGTCCCGCCGCAGCCCGGCGCGTTCGTCGAGGAGGCGCGCACCGACGACGTCGCGCTGCGGTTCGAGGGACGCCGGTGCATCCACGCGCGGCACTGCGTGCTCGGCGCGCCGACGGTGTTCCTCGCCAACGTGCAGGGGCCGTGGCTGCACCCGGAGACGATCCCCGTCGAAGCGCTGGTGCGCGTCGCGCAAGCGTGCCCGAGCGGCGCGATCACCTACGAGCGCCTCGACGGCGGACCCGAGGAAGAAGCGCCCGAGGTCAACACGATCCGCATTCGCGAGAACGGCCCGCTCGCGGTCCACGCCGCGCTCGCGATCGAAGGCGAGGCTCCGCGCCACCGCGCCACGCTCTGCCGCTGCGGACGCAGCCGTCAGAAGCCGTACTGCGACGGCTCGCACAACGAGGGCTTCACCGCCAGCGGGGAGCCCGCGTCGATCGAGACCACCGCGCTGCCGGTGCGCGACGGAACACTGGTCGTCGTGCCCGTCGAGGACGGCCCGCTCGACGTGCGCGGCAACGTCGAGATCTGCGCAGGCACCGGGCGCATCGTGCTGCGCACGAGCGGCGTGCGCCTCTGTCGGTGCGGCGGATCGTCGACGAAGCCCGTGTGCGACGGCACGCACGCGCGCATCGGCTTCCGCTCGTCGTGA
- a CDS encoding catalase, with protein MSKLTHASGAPVVDNQNTLTAGPRGPTLLEDVWLLEKLAHFDREVIPERRMHAKGSGAYGHFTVTHDITRYTKAALFSEIGKRTEAFVRFSTVAGERGAADAERDIRGFAVKLYTEQGIWDLVGNNTPVFFLRDPLRFPDLNHAVKRDPRTGMRSAQSNWDFWTLMPEALHQVTIVMSDRGLPRSYRHMHGFGSHTFSFVNAQNERCWVKFTLKTQQGIQNLTDAEAQELVGRDRESSQRDLFEAIERGDFPRWTLFVQIMSEEQARTWRQNPFDLTKVWPHADFPLLEVGVLELNRNPENVFAEVEQAAFTPANVVPGIGFSPDRMLQARLFSYGDAQRYRLGVNHHQIPVNAPKCPVHSYHRDGQGRVDGNQGGRLAYVPNSHGEWTDSPERMEPPLPLEGAATHYDHRLDGDDHAQPGALFRLFSPEEKQRLFDNTARAMRGVSREVCERHVANCTKADPEYGAGVARALGLDR; from the coding sequence ATGAGCAAGCTGACGCACGCTTCGGGCGCCCCGGTCGTCGACAACCAGAACACGCTCACCGCGGGCCCGCGTGGTCCCACGTTGCTCGAGGACGTCTGGCTCCTCGAGAAGCTCGCGCACTTCGATCGCGAGGTGATCCCCGAGCGGCGCATGCACGCGAAGGGCTCGGGCGCCTACGGGCACTTCACGGTCACGCACGACATCACGCGCTACACGAAGGCCGCGCTCTTCTCGGAGATCGGCAAGCGCACCGAGGCGTTCGTGCGGTTCTCGACGGTCGCGGGCGAGCGCGGCGCCGCCGACGCGGAGCGCGACATCCGCGGCTTCGCGGTGAAGCTCTACACCGAGCAGGGCATCTGGGATCTCGTCGGCAACAACACGCCGGTGTTCTTCCTGCGCGACCCGCTGCGCTTCCCCGATCTGAACCACGCGGTGAAGCGCGATCCGCGCACCGGCATGCGCAGCGCCCAGAGCAACTGGGACTTCTGGACGCTCATGCCCGAGGCGCTGCACCAGGTGACGATCGTGATGAGCGATCGCGGCCTGCCGCGCAGCTACCGCCACATGCACGGGTTCGGCAGCCACACGTTCAGCTTCGTCAACGCGCAGAACGAGCGCTGCTGGGTGAAATTCACGCTGAAGACCCAGCAGGGGATCCAGAACCTCACCGACGCCGAGGCGCAGGAGCTCGTCGGTCGTGATCGCGAGAGCTCGCAGCGCGATCTCTTCGAGGCGATCGAGCGCGGCGACTTCCCGCGCTGGACGCTCTTCGTGCAGATCATGAGCGAGGAGCAGGCGCGCACGTGGCGCCAGAACCCGTTCGATCTGACGAAGGTCTGGCCGCACGCCGACTTCCCGCTGCTCGAGGTCGGCGTGCTCGAGCTGAACCGCAACCCCGAGAACGTGTTCGCGGAGGTCGAGCAGGCCGCGTTCACGCCCGCGAACGTCGTGCCCGGGATCGGCTTCTCGCCCGATCGGATGCTGCAGGCGCGGCTCTTCTCGTACGGCGATGCGCAGCGATATCGGCTCGGCGTGAACCACCATCAGATCCCCGTGAACGCGCCGAAGTGCCCGGTGCACAGCTATCACCGCGACGGTCAGGGGCGCGTCGACGGCAACCAGGGCGGTCGCCTCGCGTACGTCCCGAACTCGCACGGCGAGTGGACCGACAGCCCCGAGCGCATGGAGCCGCCGCTGCCGCTCGAGGGCGCGGCCACGCACTACGATCACCGCCTCGACGGCGACGATCACGCGCAGCCCGGCGCGCTGTTCCGGCTCTTCTCGCCCGAGGAGAAGCAGCGCCTCTTCGACAACACCGCGCGCGCGATGCGCGGCGTGAGCCGCGAGGTGTGCGAGCGCCACGTCGCGAACTGCACGAAGGCCGATCCCGAGTACGGCGCGGGCGTCGCGCGCGCGCTGGGCCTCGATCGCTGA
- a CDS encoding OsmC family protein: protein MAKRTADVVWNGGFRDGRGSIATQSTAVKASYSVRSRMEDGPGSNPEELLGAAHAACFTMALSAILGGAGYTATELRTHASVTLANDGGQFSIPEIVLELEGVVPGIDEATFVRHAETAKATCPVSKALAGVPTITLRASLKTA, encoded by the coding sequence ATGGCCAAGCGAACGGCAGACGTGGTGTGGAACGGCGGGTTTCGTGACGGGCGCGGCAGCATCGCGACCCAGAGCACCGCCGTGAAGGCGAGCTACTCGGTGCGCTCGCGCATGGAGGACGGACCGGGATCGAACCCGGAGGAGCTGCTCGGCGCGGCGCACGCCGCGTGCTTCACGATGGCGCTCAGCGCGATCCTCGGCGGCGCGGGCTACACGGCGACCGAGCTCCGCACCCACGCGAGCGTCACGCTCGCGAACGACGGCGGACAGTTCTCGATCCCCGAGATCGTGCTCGAGCTCGAGGGTGTGGTCCCCGGCATCGACGAGGCCACGTTCGTCCGCCACGCCGAGACCGCGAAGGCGACGTGCCCGGTCTCGAAGGCGCTCGCGGGCGTTCCGACGATCACGCTGCGCGCGTCGCTGAAGACCGCCTGA
- a CDS encoding phosphatase PAP2 family protein gives MITNRAQNLGMRAVMCVIAISALSSTAHAQLDWEPETPGAPTIDSTVRAALRGGTEDVRGRARTVSDVLLLATLGVAITDTILDPLSHDDPDALGPSLFFGASALALTWTLGELVKHATVRARPYTLACDEAPFACDARAATLSFYSLHAALAATGAAMVCARRSALGDAWDTGICIGSIGAAAAVALLRIVGDMHHATDVVVGALLGIASGLAFGALVSSSSELR, from the coding sequence GTGATCACGAATCGCGCGCAGAACCTCGGCATGCGAGCGGTGATGTGCGTGATCGCGATCTCGGCGCTCTCCTCGACCGCGCACGCGCAGCTCGACTGGGAGCCGGAGACGCCCGGAGCGCCGACGATCGACTCCACGGTCCGCGCCGCGCTCCGCGGCGGCACCGAGGACGTCCGAGGGCGCGCTCGCACGGTGAGCGACGTGCTGCTCCTCGCCACGCTCGGCGTCGCGATCACCGACACGATCCTCGACCCGCTCTCCCACGACGACCCCGACGCGCTCGGGCCCTCGCTCTTCTTCGGCGCCTCCGCGCTCGCGCTCACCTGGACGCTCGGCGAGCTGGTCAAGCACGCGACGGTGCGCGCGAGGCCGTACACGCTCGCGTGCGACGAGGCTCCGTTCGCGTGCGACGCGCGCGCCGCGACGCTCAGCTTCTACTCGCTCCACGCGGCGCTGGCAGCGACGGGCGCCGCGATGGTGTGCGCGCGTCGGAGCGCGCTCGGAGACGCGTGGGACACCGGCATCTGCATCGGATCGATCGGCGCGGCTGCGGCGGTCGCGCTGCTCCGGATCGTCGGAGACATGCACCACGCGACCGACGTCGTGGTCGGTGCGCTCCTCGGCATCGCGAGCGGCCTCGCGTTCGGAGCGCTGGTGTCGTCGTCCTCGGAGCTGCGGTGA
- a CDS encoding helix-turn-helix domain-containing protein produces the protein MERTARAPRPAPSRAALSVRWSRDAALEVLEVDEAPSRSWSFVWPARVMVQARSAGVRFRAGRQRGELACGAVLVIDGPGAHVVLHTDRGASFRVVFGRPEGTSPGAALEARVVDLDVDVDVAPSTLDERAREALRSAPPAPRRLDARLARACAYIAQTLADELRLEDLAAVAGVHRCHLCRVFAQHLGLSPLRFRAQVRVARARALLAAGADCISVAHEVGYCDQSHFNRSFREITGTTPGAYARAVRIACDDGGARWLSAA, from the coding sequence ATGGAACGAACTGCTCGCGCCCCACGCCCCGCTCCGTCGCGCGCGGCGCTCTCGGTCCGATGGTCTCGCGACGCGGCGCTCGAGGTGCTCGAGGTCGACGAAGCGCCGTCGCGCAGTTGGTCGTTCGTCTGGCCCGCGCGCGTGATGGTCCAGGCGCGCAGCGCGGGCGTCCGGTTCCGCGCCGGTCGGCAGCGCGGCGAGCTCGCGTGCGGCGCCGTGCTGGTGATCGACGGACCGGGCGCGCACGTCGTGCTCCACACGGATCGCGGCGCGTCGTTCCGCGTGGTGTTCGGGCGCCCGGAGGGCACATCGCCCGGCGCCGCGCTCGAGGCGCGGGTGGTCGACCTCGACGTCGACGTCGACGTCGCTCCGTCGACGCTCGACGAGCGCGCGAGAGAGGCGCTCCGCTCCGCGCCGCCCGCGCCGAGGCGGCTCGACGCGCGGCTGGCGCGCGCGTGCGCGTACATCGCGCAGACCCTCGCGGACGAGCTCCGGCTCGAGGATCTCGCGGCGGTGGCGGGTGTCCACCGCTGTCATCTCTGCCGCGTGTTCGCGCAGCACCTCGGGCTCTCGCCGCTGCGCTTCCGCGCGCAGGTGCGCGTCGCGCGCGCGCGGGCGCTCCTCGCGGCGGGCGCGGACTGCATCTCGGTCGCGCACGAGGTCGGCTACTGCGATCAGAGCCACTTCAACCGGAGCTTCCGCGAGATCACCGGCACCACGCCGGGCGCGTACGCGCGCGCAGTGCGGATCGCGTGCGACGACGGCGGCGCGCGCTGGCTCTCGGCGGCCTGA